One Augochlora pura isolate Apur16 chromosome 10, APUR_v2.2.1, whole genome shotgun sequence DNA window includes the following coding sequences:
- the Lilli gene encoding AF4/FMR2 family member lilliputian — MKEMTVPSTPLTAIAQTPRKELETKFMFNPVLAKLTEVPPPEPTKPQRERQSANRLSADLVEGDLRLSEDSEDETSKSTLSRTTRGIRSPDLTVDLTAPLIAMTPAPPPLAPMSPMGLSPVGPLSPPRQLSPPRPASPPKQMTPQQALSPPPMSPLLSKGSPSPTIHQRPPSPPGQAPQSSGSASSSSDSGSESGSESSDDSDDEISPQPTKGPSTPPSVSPKKDNLIEEPPPVIEESKPRWNLSSFLNKTAVPHGEQNAETKQPQDCTRREGSPAVVADTRTLREKANLDWKLDEAFKRTHTDSLITMMSDSDHHSDQEKTQPAEESRAPEKPKVADARKRGRPRKPTKSPKGGHRASEEGLKNGKPRSRMRPMGSPMKKKQPISKATIATSDDGSDDRSQGASSDSDSDRPARVSPAVVTTITEKRRPRLSGSSSEDESPPTGKATNVSDEDNSRWRRVPIKRTKLADSPKKQEKKKSPTKPKSRRSSSRVAAAGSDSDSESEVSVRNSRIQVARVPPRPRAPPTRTTSPENSDSDNSPGPKLQEEDAGNVQDKKKSDTLRRVFSTSVGGGKGGGKGGKGGKGGGKCGIYVEEYTTTANTPTGSESPYKRPSSQASNVIQNFPSLTYVDGVPSLFCRIDLNRLPHISQLSRGQEFRERTELPDTRPFSSQAVASTGQPPRPPTPEEGEIVDTPPPQQLPSDTRIHGDVVVDGDHKNRAVIKGEPISDSKTGISGVVGASGASASASGASGAGSAPKRKRNPNCSSVTSLSTVCSLETKAKGSAEHKEKKKRKRKHADIEVVASRPSSQQSGIQPTNHEREEKPDTSLLPPPPPPQRVYYSYFNPQNEVLEDQDRWDQNQYLMEAKRLKHSADKECELTAQGMLYLEAVLCFLLTGNAMESDPLTERASFTMYKDTLSLIKYISSKFKSQQNNSPESSIHNKLAILSLFCQSLIYLKLFKMHKPEVKQTQKLLTEYYQKQAAQATPVQPEGQGTPSLSPTPSPAGSVGSVGSQSSGYSSGELANRGAASGQAQAAPYVSVPFGVYSAMAKQNYQFNLMLNCHELWDQAHALVTDKHRDFFIELDEKLGPLTLKSSLRDLVRYVQAGIKKLRDL; from the exons GGATTTGGTGGAGGGGGACCTGAGGTTGTCCGAGGACAGCGAGGATGAAACGAGCAAG AGCACGTTGTCACGGACGACGAGAGGCATCAGAAGTCCTGATCTCACGGTCGA CCTGACAGCACCATTGATAGCGATGACACCGGCTCCCCCGCCCTTGGCGCCCATGTCACCCATGGGCCTGTCACCGGTGGGCCCCCTGTCTCCGCCGAGGCAGCTCAGCCCGCCCAGACCAGCCTCGCCGCCGAAACAAATGACACCGCAGCAAGCGTTGTCTCCGCCTCCGATGAGCCCTTTGCTGTCGAAGGGTTCGCCGAGCCCCACGATCCATCAGAGGCCCCCCAGCCCGCCGGGCCAGGCCCCGCAAAGTTCCGGAAGCGCGAGCTCCAGCTCCGATTCCGGTTCCGAGTCTGGCTCGGAGAGCAGCGACGACTCCGACGATGAGATCAGCCCGCAGCCCACCAAAGGTCCCTCGACCCCACCCTCCGTGTCGCCAAAGAAGGACAATCTCATCGAGGAGCCGCCCCCTGTGATCGAGGAGTCGAAACCCAGGTGGAACCTCAGCTCTTTCTTGAACAAGACGGCTGTGCCTCATGGGGAGCAGAATGCTGAGACCAAACAGCCTCAG GATTGCACGAGGCGCGAGGGTTCGCCGGCAGTGGTGGCCGACACGAGGACCCTGCGGGAGAAGGCCAACCTCGACTGGAAGCTGGACGAGGCATTCAAGAGAACGCACACGGATTCGCTGATTACCATGATGAGCGACAGCGACCACCACTCGGACCAAGAGAAGACGCAGCCGGCCGAGGAGAGTCGGGCGCCGGAGAAACCAAAGGTGGCGGACGCCCGGAAACGCGGTCGTCCCAGAAAGCCGACGAAGAGCCCGAAAGGCGGACACCGTGCGTCCGAGGAGGGTCTGAAGAACGGGAAGCCGCGCAGCCGGATGAGACCGATGGGCAGCCCGATGAAGAAGAAACAACCGATCTCGAAGGCGACGATCGCGACCAGCGACGACGGCAGCGACGACAGGTCCCAGGGCGCGTCCAGCGACTCCGACAGCGACCGACCTGCCAGGGTGTCGCCGGCCGTGGTCACGACCATCACCGAGAAGAGGCGGCCGCGGCTGAGCGGTTCGTCCAGCGAGGACGAGAGTCCGCCGACCGGCAAGGCCACGAACGTCTCCGACGAGGACAACTCGCGCTGGAGGCGGGTGCCCATCAAGAGAACCAAGCTGGCGGACTCGCCGAAGAAgcaggagaagaagaagagccCGACGAAGCCGAAGTCGAGGAGGTCTAGCTCCAGGGTGGCAGCAGCGGGCTCGGATTCCGACAGCGAATCCGAGGTGTCCGTGAGAAACAGCCGCATCCAGGTCGCCAG GGTTCCTCCAAGGCCGCGAGCACCACCGACGAGGACCACCTCGCCGGAGAACTCGGACAGCGACAACAGTCCGGGGCCGAAGCTGCAGGAGGAGGACGCCGGGAACGTGCAGGACAAGAAGAAAAGCGACACGCTGCGAAGGGTGTTCTCGACCTCCGTCGGCGGCGGGAAAGGTGGCGGCAAGGGTGGCAAAGGTGGCAAGGGCGGCGGCAAGTGCGGCATTTACGTGGAGGAGTACACGACCACGGCGAACACGCCGACCGGCAGCGAGAGTCCTTACAAGAGACCCTCGTCCCAGGCGTCGAACGTGATCCAGAACTTCCCGTCGCTGACGTACGTGGACGGGGTGCCGAGCCTCTTCTGCAGGATCGACCTGAACAGGCTGCCGCACATATCGCAGCTGTCCAGGGGCCAGGAGTTCAGGGAGCGTACGGAGCTGCCCGACACCAGGCCGTTCTCGAGCCAGGCGGTGGCCTCGACCGGCCAGCCGCCGAGGCCGCCTACCCCCGAAGAGGGCGAGATCGTGGACACGCCGCCGCCCCAGCAGCTGCCCTCGGACACCAGGATCCAcggcgacgtcgtcgtcgacggcgatCACAAGAACCGCGCTGTGATCAAGGGCGAGCCGATCTCGGACTCGAAGACCGGCATCAGCGGCGTCGTTGGTGCCAGTGGTGCTAGTGCGAGTGCTAGTGGTGCTAGTGGGGCGGGTAGCGCGCCCAAGAGGAAACGTAACCCGAATTGTAGTTCTGTGACCAGTTTGAGTACTGTGTGTTCCTTGGAGACGAAGGCCAAGGGCTCGGCCGAGCacaaggagaagaagaagaggaagaggaaacaCGCTGACATCGAGGTCGTTGCTTCTAGGCCGTCTAGTCAG CAGAGTGGTATACAGCCAACGAACCACGAGCGGGAAGAGAAACCTGACACTAGTCTCTTGCCGCCACCGCCTCCACCTCAACGCGTCTATTATTCCTACTTCAACCCTCAGAACGAAGTCTTGGAGGATCAGGATAGGTG GGACCAGAACCAGTACCTGATGGAAGCGAAACGGTTGAAGCACAGCGCCGACAAGGAGTGCGAGCTCACGGCGCAAGGGATGCTCTACCTGGAAGCAGTTCTCTGTTTCCTGTTGACTGGGAACGCGATGGAGTCGGATCCCCTCACCGAGAGGGCGTCGTTCACCATGTACAAGGATACTCTAAGCCTCATCAA GTACATCTCGTCGAAGTTCAAGAGCCAGCAGAATAACTCGCCCGAGAGCAGTATACACAACAAGCTGGCCATTCTAAG CCTCTTTTGTCAGTCCCTCATATACTTGAAGCTGTTCAAGATGCATAAACCCGAAGTCAAGCAGACCCAGAAGCTTCTGACGGAGTACTACCAAAAG CAAGCCGCCCAGGCGACGCCGGTGCAGCCGGAGGGCCAGGGGACACCGTCGTTGTCGCCCACGCCCTCGCCAGCTGGTTCCGTCGGGTCTGTAGGCAGCCAAAGTTCCGGATATAGCAGCGGCGAACTGGCGAACCGAGGGGCTGCTTCCGGTCAAGCACAGGCAGCTCCGTACGTCAGCGTCCCATTCGGTGTCTATAGCGCTATGGCGAAGCAAAACTACCAGTTCAATTTGATGTTGAACTGCCACGAACTCTGGGACCAGGCGCACGCTTTGGTAACGGATAAGCACCGAG acTTCTTCATCGAACTGGACGAGAAGCTAGGACCCCTGACCCTGAAGAGTTCGTTACGGGACCTGGTGCGCTATGTTCAGGCCGGCATAAAGAAGCTTCGTGATCTCTGA
- the LOC144476558 gene encoding uncharacterized protein LOC144476558, with protein sequence MNSKNTFLTFIICARLLLIESMLRVELDQFEELTEQLTSVLGNCKTSKQNAIGVLTSPQTVIKWTKLSLESVSLMIIDDVEKARQSPRGSLHHYLNTFLITVPSSSRLRKYVQTLRNSSLWNPTALYIIIDDKENKGSCRNAHQFLRIMWEEDLLSSTFVCINGESNNYDMYTLNPFTSWSPRPWQRVDENDRSHHGGHWTLLSQTFKLGRTTCDHLNFQKTLNLGGHPIKAIALESPPSMYIYPSQKGLAKLDGLDGTIAKILWTKLNATVHITVIANSSRYDQYRGLLSKRGYDILLNNQYIFNKPNAITTYPHLNSGISVLTRHPENETAYQKILKFMNPVLILAVLSVCLITVILLRVFLGQGIVEAGLEVLRMMLSFSMLKFPRRSAYRMYLLTILILFMLTSSTFQSNLSSLLTSPSPMLTVDDTDTLIESGFVIYAYQGYKNALFDDILFSRVKTVDHKDCSDLVITMKNAACAADRSKLLRLAFKKNLHLSQHRIQTLFTAYVVRPDWPFNNRISSMLLHLSENGLIDLWWRNNVANYVRKWMTKVDNGKKSYEVLKLQDLAFVFYVWLLGLGGALIVFFVEMGVMSLMGRGDGGYNRSDMLA encoded by the exons ATGAACAGTAAGAACACATTCCTAACTTTCATAATCTGTGCTCGTCTTCTCTTAATTGAATCGATGTTACGAGTCGAGCTGGACCAATTCGAAGAACTGACAGAACAATTG ACGTCAGTGTTAGGCAACTGTAAAACGTCGAAACAAAATGCTATCGGTGTCTTAACGAGTCCACAGACAGTCATCAAATGGACCAAGCTGTCTCTGGAATCAGTTTCGTTGATGATCATCGACGACGTAGAAAAAGCTAGACAATCTCCAAGGGGGAGTTTACATCACTATTTAAACACGTTTTTGATCACTGTGCCATCCTCGAGCCGTTTAAGAAAATACGTCCAAACGTTAAGAAATTCGAGTTTGTGGAATCCTACCGCGCTTTATATAATCATCGACGATAAGGAAAACAAAGGCAGCTGCCGAAACGCTCACCAATTTCTTAGGATTATGTGGGAGGAAGATCTGCTATCGTCGACGTTTGTTTGTATCAATGGCGAGAGCAATAATTATGATATGTATACGTTAAACCCTTTCACTTCGTGGTCGCCGAGACCGTGGCAACGAGTTGACGAAAATGATAGAAGTCATCATGGGGGTCATTGGACTCTTCTGTCACAGACTTTCAAGCTTG GCCGAACCACCTGCGATCACTTGAACTTCCAAAAAACATTAAACCTGGGTGGTCACCCGATAAAAGCCATAGCGCTGGAGAGTCCCCCGAGCATGTACATCTACCCCTCGCAGAAGGGACTCGCCAAACTCGACGGCCTGGACGGCACGATCGCGAAAATACTTTGGACGAAACTGAACGCGACGGTGCATATAACTGTGATCGCGAACAGCTCCCGCTACGATCAGTACCGGGGTCTACTATCAAAGCGGGGCTACGATATACTCTTGAACAACCAGTACATCTTCAACAAGCCTAACGCGATCACCACCTACCCCCACCTGAACTCGGGGATAAGCGTGTTGACGAGACACCCGGAGAACGAGACAGCCTACCAGAAGATCCTCAAGTTCATGAACCCCGTGCTCATACTAGCAGTATTATCAGTATGCCTGATCACTGTGATCCTCCTCAGAGTCTTCTTGGGCCAAGGAATAGTAGAAGCGGGTCTCGAAGTGCTGCGAATGATGCTGTCATTCTCCATGTTGAAATTCCCCAGGCGAAGTGCTTACAGGATGTACCTGctcacaattttaatactgttCATGCTGACCTCCTCGACCTTTCAAAGCAACCTGTCCTCTCTGCTGACCTCTCCCAGCCCGATGCTAACTGTGGACGATACTGATACCTTGATAGAGTCAGGATTCGTCATCTATGCGTACCAGGGCTACAAGAACGCGCTCTTCGACGACATCCTTTTCTCCAGGGTGAAAACTGTGGACCACAAGGACTGCAGCGATCTGGTGATCACCATGAAGAACGCTGCCTGTGCTGCCGATAGATCGAAGCTGCTTAGGTTAGCTTTTAAGAAGAATCTTCATCTCTCGCAACATAGGATACAAACCTTGTTCACCGCTTACGTCGTTCGACCCGATTGGCCgtttaataatagaatcagTTCGATGCTGTTGCACCTGTCGGAGAATGGATTGATCGATCTATGGTGGAGGAACAACGTGGCCAATTATGTGAGGAAGTGGATGACGAAGGTGGACAATGGGAAGAAGAGTTACGAGGTGTTGAAATTGCAGGATCTCGCGTTTGTGTTTTATGTTTGGTTGTTGGGGCTTGGGGGTGCTCTGATAGTGTTCTTTGTTGAGATGGGGGTGATGAGTTTGATGGGGAGGGGTGACGGTGGGTATAATAGGTCGGACATGTTGGCATGA